The sequence below is a genomic window from Mycobacterium sp. ITM-2016-00316.
GGGCACCGCGAACTCGGTTTTGGCCAGCAGGCTGAGCACCACATTGGCTTTGTCGTCGCCGGTGGCGGCGATCACCACGTCGAACTCCTGCAACCGCACCGATTCCAGCAGGCTGATCTCGCAGGCGTCGCCGAGGCGCCAGTGCGCTGCCGGGATGTCGTCGGCGTCGATGTGTGCGGGATCACGCTCCAGCAGCGTGACGTCGTGGCTTGCGACGAGTTCGCGGGCGATGGAACGGCCCACTGCGCCGGCTCCGGCGATGGCGACTTTCATCAGCGATCGTTGTCCTCGCTCGGCGGCAGGGCCGACATCGCCAGTGCCTCGCCGATGTGCCCGGAGATGGCGGCGAGGAACACGTGGTCACCCGCCTGGATGACGGTCTTGTTGTCGGGTAGCAGTCCGGTGCCCAGGCGCAGCATGAACGCGACGCGGCCTCCGGTGGCGGCTTCCAGTTCGGTCACCGCGTGGCCGGCCCAGTCCTCGTGCAGCGGCAGTTCGGCCACTCCGACGTTGCCGGACGGATCCCGCCACTTGGTGGTCTCGGATTCCCGGGTGAGCACGTTGAGCAGGCGGTCGGTGGTCCACGGCACGGTGGCCACCGTCGGGATGCCCAGACGTTCGTAGACCGCGGCACGTTTGGCGTCGTAGATACGCGCGACGACGCGTTCGACGCCGAACGTCTCGCGCGCCACCCGGGCGGAGATGATGTTCGAGTTGTCGCCGGAGGACACCGCGGCGAAGGCTCCGGCGTCCTGAATCCCGGCGCGCAGGAGCACATCCCGGTCGAAACCCATGCCGAGCACCCGCTCACCGGGGAACTCGGGGGACAGCCGGTTGAACGCCGTCGCATCCCGGTCGATGACGGCCACCTCATGGCCGATCCTGGCCAAGCCGTCCGCCAGCGATGCGCCGACCCGGCCGCACCCCATCACCACTACCCGCACCCTCGGTCCTCTCTGGCCGCTGCCCAGGAATACCGCAACATCGAACACGCCGTTGATTCAGCGCACCCGGAACGCTACAGCCAAACCCGGGTGCGCCTACTCTTGGCACTCGTGTCCAAGCTATCGACCGCCACGCGCAGGCTGGTCCTGGGGAGACCGTTCCGCAGCGACAAGCTCGGTCACACGCTTCTTCCCAAGCGGATCGCCTTGCCGGTCTTCGCCTCCGATGCCTTGTCGTCGACCGCCTATGCACCCGAGGAGATCTTCCTGGTGCTCTCGGTGGCCGGACTGTCGGCGTACTCGTTTGCGCCGTGGATCGGCCTGGCAGTGGCCGCCGTCATGCTGATCGTGATCGCCAGCTACCGCCAGAACGTGCACGCCTACCCATCGGGTGGTGGCGACTACGAGGTGGTGACCACCAATCTCGGCCCGACGCCGGGCCTTACGGTGGCCAGCGCGCTGCTGGTGGACTATGTGCTGACGGTGGCGGTGTCGATGTCCTCGGCGATGGCCAACATCGGATCGGCGGTACCGTTCATCGCCCAGCACAAGGTGTGGTTCGCGGTGGTGGCGATCTTGGTGCTGGCCTCGCTGAATCTGCGCGGCATCCGGGAGTCGGGCACGGCCTTCGCGATCCCCACCTATGCCTTCATGGTCGGCATGATCGTCATGCTGGCGTGGGGGTTCTTCCAGATCTTCGTGCTGGACCACGAGCTGAAGGCCGAATCAGCGGATTTCGAGGTGCGCTCCGAGCACGGTGAGATCCTCGGGTTCGCGTTGGTGTTCCTGGTGGCGCGGGCCTTCTCCTCGGGGTCTGCGGCCCTGACGGGTGTGGAGGCCATCAGCAACGGTGTGCCGGCCTTCCGGAAACCCAAGTCGCGTAACGCCGCCACCACCTTGCTGCTGCTCGGTGGGATCGCGACCACGCTGTTCATGGGGATCATTCTGCTGGCCAAGGAAACCGGCGTGAAGATGGCCGAGCGGCCCGACGAGCAGCTGGTGGGGGCCCCGGAGGGCTACCACCAGCGGACACTGATCGCGCAATTGGCCGATGCGGTGTTCCACGATTTCCCGGTCGGGTTGTTCCTCATCGCGCTGGTGACCGCGCTGATCCTGGTGCTGGCGGCCAATACCGCGTTCAACGGTTTCCCGGTGCTCGGATCGATTCTGGCGCAGGATCGCTATCTGCCTCGGCAGTTGCACACCCGCGGTGATCGGCTGGCATTCTCCAACGGCATCCTGTTCCTGGCGTTCGCCGCGGTCGCCTTCGTGGTCGCCTTCCAGGCCGAGACCACGGCGCTGATCCAGCTCTACATCGTCGGGGTGTTCGTGTCGTTCACGCTCAGCCAGCTCGGCATGGTGCGGCACTGGACCCGCTTCCTGAAGATCGAGACCGACCCTGCGACCCGACGCACGATGATGCGCTCGCGGGTGATCAACGCGATCGGGTGCGTGTGTACCGGCACGGTCCTGCTGGTGGTGGTGGTCACGAAGTTCCTGGCGGGCGCCTGGATCGCGATCGTGGCGATGGCGGTGCTGTTCGTGATCATGAAACTGATCCGCAAGCATTACGACACGGTGGCCCGGGAGCTCGACGAGCAGGAGGCCAACCTGGAAGACGTCGTGCTGCCCAGCCGCAACCACGCGGTGGTACTGGTGTCCAAGCTGCATCTGCCGACCCGCCGGGCGCTGGCCTATGCGCGGGCGACCCGCCCGGACGTGCTCGAGGCGATCACGGTCAGCGTCGACGACGCCGAGACCCGCGAGCTCGTGCACACCTGGGAGGAGAGCGATGTCAGCACACCGCTGAAGGTCATTGCCTCGCCCTACCGCGAGATCACCCGGCCCGTACTGGATTACGTCAAGCGGGTCACCAAGGAATCGCCGCGCACCGTGGTCACGGTGTTCATCCCGGAGTACGTGGTCGGCCATTGGTGGGAGCAGGTGCTGCACAACCAGAGCGCGCTGCGGTTGAAGGGCAGACTGCTCTTCGAGCCGAACGTCATGGTGACTTCGGTACCCTGGCAGCTCAACTCGTCGGAGCGGCTCAAGACACTGGAGCCGCAGTCCGCGCCCGGCGATGCACGAAGAGGATTTCTTGATTGACCGCACCCGAGGCTGACCTGATCCTGACCACAGGGCCGGCCGCCAATGGCGGTAGTTGCGTGGCACGCCACGACGGCCGTGTCGTCTTCGTGCGCTACGCGCTACCCGATGAGGTGGTGCGGGTACGGGTGGTCTCCGAACGTGGATCGTATTGGCATGCCGACGTTGTCGAGGTGATCGAGCCGTCACCGGACCGGATCGACTCGCTGTGCACCATTGCCGGACGCGACGGTGCAGGGTGCTGTGATCTGGCATTCGCCGAACCCGCCGCCGCGCGTCGGCTCAAGGGGGCGGTGGTCGCCAATCAGCTGGAGCGACTCGGCGGCCACGAATGGTCAGGTGTGGCCGAGGAAGTCGGCGAGGGTGGGGCGACGGGCTGGCGCACCCGGGTGCGCCTGGACGTCTCGGACGCCGGCCGGGCGGGCTTCCACCGCTACCACAGCGCCGAATTGGCCGATGATCTGAACTGTGCGCAGCTGCCCGACGGGATGCTCGACGGCCTGGATGGGCCCCGGTGGCCGCCGGGGGCGCAACTCCACGTGGCGCTCGATGATGCCGGGCGCCGGCATGTGGTGCAGGCCGGCCCGCGTAACGGCGGGCGCAAGGCGAGCACGCAGGTCGTCGAGGGTGATTATGAGGCGGTGCAGGAGATCGGCGGGCGGCAGTGGCGGATCCCGGTCACCGCGTTCTGGCAGGCGCACCGTGACGCGCCCCGCGTCTACAGCGCACTGGTGAGTGAGGCGGCGGATGTGCAGCCCGGCATGACCGCATGGGATCTCTACGGCGGGGCAGGCGTTTTCGCTGCCGTGCTGGCCGAGGTGGTGGGGCCGACCGGGCGGGTGCTCACCGTCGACACCTCACGTGGCGCGGCCCGGTCCGCGCGGACGGCGCTTGCCGACCTGCCGCAGGTGTCGGTGGTGACGGATTCGGTGCGTCGCGCATTGTCGGCGGAGAAGGGCCGGGCCGATGTGGTGGTGCTGGATCCACCGCGTGCCGGCGCGGGCCGGGAGGTCATCGAACAGCTGGCCGCAGCCGAGGTGCCGCGCATCATCCATATCGGCTGTGAGGCAGCATCATTCGCCCGTGACGTGGGGGAGTATCGGCGGCAGGGGTACACCGTGGAGCAGTTGCGGGTGTTCGATTCGTTCCCGCTCACCCACCACGTGGAATGTGTGGCGGTGCTCAGCCGGTAATCAGGCCGCGCGGTGGACGGTGACGAGGTGTACGTCACGGGTCAGGATGCGCAGACCGCCGGCGATCGGTGGCGCGGTCGATCGGTAGGTGGCCCCGGTGGGGGTGGTGTGCTCGGCCACGTGTCTGCCACCCGGATCGAACAGGGTGCGCACCGTCCAGCCCGGCTGTTCCTTGACGTGATTGCACCGTTCGCACGAGCCTCGACCGTTCAATGCGTTCGTTCGGCCGCCCCGTACATGCGGCTCGGCATGATCGATATGGCGAATCGGCGCATCGCAGTACGGGGTTCGGCAGGTGTGGTCGCGCAGCCGGATGAACTGTGCCAGACCGTTCGGGAACGCCCGGGCGCGAGAGTCCATCGCCACCAGCGCGCCGCTCTCCGGGGCGGCGTACAGCCGGCGCAGCTCGACCCAGCCCTGTGCGTCGATGGCATCGGTGATCATCCTGCGGGCCACCGCCGCCGGAATCGGCTCGTAGTCCTGGACTGCGGCGGCGTCGTCACCGTTGGCCAGGAGGGCTTCGTCGGAGAGCACCATGTTGACCGTCATCGGCACCGGGACGTCGGCCGGGCGTCCGGTGACGCGCTCGACCAAGGTGTCGGCCATGGTCTGCCCGCGCGAGCGGCCGTCGGGAGTGGTGTCGGCGGCGTGTTTCAGGCTGGCGTAGCACGAGACTCCCTGCGCCATCGGCAGCAGCGCAGTCAGGTACAGCATGTTGTCCGGTGCCGGGCGGGTGGTCACGTTGCGTTCCTCGGGCGCCTTGGCGGCCCGATCGACGACGGCGTGCGGATCGAGTTCGTAGGCGATTGCTTTGGCCTTCGCGGTGATCCGTTTGTTGCCCAGCCCGTCGAGTGCGGCCGGATCGCCGCACATCCGATGATCGAGCCGACGACGATCCTCGACCGTCAGGCACGCCGACTCCCGCACGATGATGGTGGCTCGCCATTCCGAGAGCACTCCCGCCTCCAAAGCGGCCAACGTGCAGGGCATTTCATGGACCAATGCCTTGGCAAACCCGAGGTGTTGATCGCCCTTTGTGGTCGAATCCCGGCGCGCGAGCGCAATCTCCGAGGAAAGGCCGCGCCCGCGCCGCTGGGCCGGAACGCCGGCCCGCGCTTCGAGCTGGCGGCGGATGGCGTCCCATTCTGCAGCGCTGCGCGCCTGCTCGGCAGCGGCGGCGGACTTGTGTCGTTCCAGGTCGGCGATACGATCCCGCAGCTCCGCTTCGCGGGCCTGCAGCTCGTCGGTCGCCGACTGTTCGAACATGTGTTCGATGGTACACGACCCGGACGGTGGTGTCGATCAGTTCGGCGGAGTCGGCCACCACGTTGCGATCAGCCGCGACTCCCAGTCCTTCCGCACGTGCCCGGTGCGGGCGCGTTCGGCGATATAGGCGCCCACGATGGCGTCGATCAACATGTCGGGGTCCGTGCCAGGGCCGATATCCCCGTCGCTTTTCATCTCTTCGATCACTGTCACGAGCGGCGCGCGTTGCGCGACGAGGACTTCTCTGAAGAGTCTGCTGAACTCTGGGTCCTCCTCGGTCAGCAGGGAAGCGAACCCGCCGAAGCCGATTCCATCGCCGACGGCGCCGACCGCCTGTCGAATGAGCCAGTGCAGCCGAGCATCGGCATCGGCTCGCGGTGGCGCCGGTGCCGTGGCGATCAACTGGGACAACGCCGCCCGCAGCATGTCGCGACGATCACGGAAGCGGCGGTAGATCGTGGTCTTTGCGATCCCGGATTGTGACTGAACCGCCTGGACGGTGACCGATCGCGGTCCGCTTGAGCGCAACAGTCGCAGGGCCGTGTCGGCGATGCGATCTCCGACGTCGGGGGCGGTCGTCATGGCGCCATTATGCGCTACGATCGACGTAGCGCTACGCTTCACGTAGCGTAGCGCTACGAAAGGATTGCAATGAGGGTGATGAGAGGACCGTCAGGAACGACGGTCATTTATGTCGCGTATGTGTTCTTCCTCCTTGGCTTCGTCTCCCTGGGGCTGTTCGTGGCTGCCCTGGCATTCGGCAGTTCCCTGGTCGTGTGGGCAGGGATCGCGTTGGTGGGCACCTTCACGCTCGCCGTCGCAGCGTTCCGCGCCGGTTCGAGCCGGGTCGAGAACATCTGGGCGGACAATGTGGTGTCCGGCGAAGTGGATCGCTACCTGTCCACGTACAGACGCGGCGAGCTGACCGTCCCGCCCGCCGTCGACCACGCTGAGTCGACGCAGCGGGCCGCGTGACGGCAGGTCGTGCGCAGCAATCCGCCGGCACGCAGGCTGAGTTGGGCAACGGCCCGAGCTGCCGACGCCCCTGGACTCGTTCCGCATCAACTCCCACCCACCGGTAACCTGACACCCGGTGTGCCGGGAAGTCTGGTCGGCGTTCGCGCCACGCTGACCAAGGGAGAATCGATGACCGAACACCGCAACAGACTGTTGAGTCGCGGCTCGTGGCCGGAAACCCGCAGGGTCTCGGAGATCCTGCGTAAGGAGACCGTCGGCGGCATCATTCTTCTGATCGCCGCCGCCGCCGCGATCGTCTGGGCCAACTCGCCTTGGGCGGAAAGCTATTTCGCGCTGCGAGATCTGGAAGTCGGCGGCGAGCCCTTCGGCCTGCACCTGAGCCTCAGCCTCGGCGCCTGGGCGGCCGACGGGTTGCTCGCCATCTTCTTCTTCGTCGTCGGCCTGGAACTCAAACGCGAGTTCGTCGCCGGTGATCTGCGGGACCCCGGCCGGGCCGCAATGCCCATCGCCGCCGCGGTCGGTGGCATGGTGGTGCCCGCGCTGATCTTCGTCGCGGTCGCTGCGCAGGGGGGAGAAGGCGCGCTCAAGGGGTGGGCCATCCCGACGGCGACCGATATCGCGTTCGCGGTGGCCGTGCTGGCCGTCATTTCCACCCACCTGCCCTCGGCGCTGCGGATGTTCCTGCTGACGTTGGCGGTGGTCGACGATCTGCTGGCCATCACCGTGATCGCCGTCTTCTATACCGACAGCCTCAACATCGCGGCCCTGGGGCTCTCGCTGGTTCCGCTGGCCATCTTCGCGGTCTGCGTCCAGCGCGGCGTTCAGGCCTGGTGGATTCTGATCCCGCTGTCCATCGCGACGTGGGTGCTGATGCACGAGTCCGGCGTGCACGCCACCGTCGCCGGTGTGCTGCTCGGGTTCATGGTCCCGGTGCACCGGGCCGCGACACGCCGCGGCGTCGAGACCGATTCCGGCATGGCCGAATACTTCGAGCACCGCTCGCGACCCATCTCGGCGGGCATCGCCATCCCGGTGTTCGCGTTCTTCGCGGCCGGGGTGAGTCTGGGCGGATTCAGCGGCCTGGCCAGAGCCCTCACCGACCCCATCACGCTGGGCATCGTGCTCGGCCTGGTGCTCGGCAAACCCATCGGCATCTTCCTGACCACCTGGACACTGTCCAAGGTCACCAGAGCCGAGCTGGATTCCTCGCTGCGCTGGGTGGACGTGCTGGGGGTGTCGATGCTCGCCGGCATCGGATTCACGGTGTCCTTGCTGATCGGTGACCTCGCCTACGGGCTCGGTTCGGAACGTGACGAATTTGTGAAAGTCGGCGTGCTGGTCGGCTCCCTGCTTGCGGCGTTGCTCGCCTCGGTGCTCCTGGCCACCCGAAACGCCACATATCGGCGTATCGAGCAGGAGGAGACCATGGACACCGACCACGATGGAGTGCCCGACATCTACCAGCCTCGACAGGACTGATGGGTGTTGCGTGGCTAAACTGGCGGGATGCTTAAACAGATCCGCGGTCCCGCCGATCTGCAGCACCTGTCCCAGTCACAGCTCGTCGAGCTGGCCGGTGAAATCCGTGAATTCCTGATTCACAAGGTCGCTGCAACCGGTGGGCATCTGGGCCCGAACCTCGGCGTCGTCGAGTTGACGCTGGCGCTGCACCGGGTCTTCGATTCGCCGCACGATCCGAT
It includes:
- a CDS encoding TrkA family potassium uptake protein gives rise to the protein MRVVVMGCGRVGASLADGLARIGHEVAVIDRDATAFNRLSPEFPGERVLGMGFDRDVLLRAGIQDAGAFAAVSSGDNSNIISARVARETFGVERVVARIYDAKRAAVYERLGIPTVATVPWTTDRLLNVLTRESETTKWRDPSGNVGVAELPLHEDWAGHAVTELEAATGGRVAFMLRLGTGLLPDNKTVIQAGDHVFLAAISGHIGEALAMSALPPSEDNDR
- a CDS encoding class I SAM-dependent RNA methyltransferase, with translation MTAPEADLILTTGPAANGGSCVARHDGRVVFVRYALPDEVVRVRVVSERGSYWHADVVEVIEPSPDRIDSLCTIAGRDGAGCCDLAFAEPAAARRLKGAVVANQLERLGGHEWSGVAEEVGEGGATGWRTRVRLDVSDAGRAGFHRYHSAELADDLNCAQLPDGMLDGLDGPRWPPGAQLHVALDDAGRRHVVQAGPRNGGRKASTQVVEGDYEAVQEIGGRQWRIPVTAFWQAHRDAPRVYSALVSEAADVQPGMTAWDLYGGAGVFAAVLAEVVGPTGRVLTVDTSRGAARSARTALADLPQVSVVTDSVRRALSAEKGRADVVVLDPPRAGAGREVIEQLAAAEVPRIIHIGCEAASFARDVGEYRRQGYTVEQLRVFDSFPLTHHVECVAVLSR
- a CDS encoding HNH endonuclease; translation: MFEQSATDELQAREAELRDRIADLERHKSAAAAEQARSAAEWDAIRRQLEARAGVPAQRRGRGLSSEIALARRDSTTKGDQHLGFAKALVHEMPCTLAALEAGVLSEWRATIIVRESACLTVEDRRRLDHRMCGDPAALDGLGNKRITAKAKAIAYELDPHAVVDRAAKAPEERNVTTRPAPDNMLYLTALLPMAQGVSCYASLKHAADTTPDGRSRGQTMADTLVERVTGRPADVPVPMTVNMVLSDEALLANGDDAAAVQDYEPIPAAVARRMITDAIDAQGWVELRRLYAAPESGALVAMDSRARAFPNGLAQFIRLRDHTCRTPYCDAPIRHIDHAEPHVRGGRTNALNGRGSCERCNHVKEQPGWTVRTLFDPGGRHVAEHTTPTGATYRSTAPPIAGGLRILTRDVHLVTVHRAA
- a CDS encoding APC family permease produces the protein MSKLSTATRRLVLGRPFRSDKLGHTLLPKRIALPVFASDALSSTAYAPEEIFLVLSVAGLSAYSFAPWIGLAVAAVMLIVIASYRQNVHAYPSGGGDYEVVTTNLGPTPGLTVASALLVDYVLTVAVSMSSAMANIGSAVPFIAQHKVWFAVVAILVLASLNLRGIRESGTAFAIPTYAFMVGMIVMLAWGFFQIFVLDHELKAESADFEVRSEHGEILGFALVFLVARAFSSGSAALTGVEAISNGVPAFRKPKSRNAATTLLLLGGIATTLFMGIILLAKETGVKMAERPDEQLVGAPEGYHQRTLIAQLADAVFHDFPVGLFLIALVTALILVLAANTAFNGFPVLGSILAQDRYLPRQLHTRGDRLAFSNGILFLAFAAVAFVVAFQAETTALIQLYIVGVFVSFTLSQLGMVRHWTRFLKIETDPATRRTMMRSRVINAIGCVCTGTVLLVVVVTKFLAGAWIAIVAMAVLFVIMKLIRKHYDTVARELDEQEANLEDVVLPSRNHAVVLVSKLHLPTRRALAYARATRPDVLEAITVSVDDAETRELVHTWEESDVSTPLKVIASPYREITRPVLDYVKRVTKESPRTVVTVFIPEYVVGHWWEQVLHNQSALRLKGRLLFEPNVMVTSVPWQLNSSERLKTLEPQSAPGDARRGFLD
- the nhaA gene encoding Na+/H+ antiporter NhaA yields the protein MTEHRNRLLSRGSWPETRRVSEILRKETVGGIILLIAAAAAIVWANSPWAESYFALRDLEVGGEPFGLHLSLSLGAWAADGLLAIFFFVVGLELKREFVAGDLRDPGRAAMPIAAAVGGMVVPALIFVAVAAQGGEGALKGWAIPTATDIAFAVAVLAVISTHLPSALRMFLLTLAVVDDLLAITVIAVFYTDSLNIAALGLSLVPLAIFAVCVQRGVQAWWILIPLSIATWVLMHESGVHATVAGVLLGFMVPVHRAATRRGVETDSGMAEYFEHRSRPISAGIAIPVFAFFAAGVSLGGFSGLARALTDPITLGIVLGLVLGKPIGIFLTTWTLSKVTRAELDSSLRWVDVLGVSMLAGIGFTVSLLIGDLAYGLGSERDEFVKVGVLVGSLLAALLASVLLATRNATYRRIEQEETMDTDHDGVPDIYQPRQD
- a CDS encoding TetR/AcrR family transcriptional regulator encodes the protein MTTAPDVGDRIADTALRLLRSSGPRSVTVQAVQSQSGIAKTTIYRRFRDRRDMLRAALSQLIATAPAPPRADADARLHWLIRQAVGAVGDGIGFGGFASLLTEEDPEFSRLFREVLVAQRAPLVTVIEEMKSDGDIGPGTDPDMLIDAIVGAYIAERARTGHVRKDWESRLIATWWPTPPN